The following coding sequences are from one Limnobacter sp. SAORIC-580 window:
- a CDS encoding cold-shock protein yields MATGTVKWFNDAKGFGFITPDQGSDELFAHFSAIQASGFRTLKEGQKVTFEVVDGPKGKQAQNISVMDATSAA; encoded by the coding sequence ATGGCGACCGGCACCGTAAAATGGTTCAATGATGCAAAGGGTTTTGGTTTTATTACTCCAGATCAAGGGAGCGATGAACTTTTCGCCCACTTTTCAGCAATCCAGGCATCTGGATTCCGCACACTGAAAGAAGGTCAGAAAGTGACTTTTGAAGTGGTGGATGGACCAAAAGGTAAGCAGGCTCAGAACATCTCTGTGATGGACGCAACCAGCGCCGCCTGA